One Stigmatopora argus isolate UIUO_Sarg chromosome 12, RoL_Sarg_1.0, whole genome shotgun sequence genomic window carries:
- the LOC144086124 gene encoding aquaporin FA-CHIP-like — translation MREFKSKAFWRAVLAELVGMTLFIFLSIAAAIGKPGDPGQEVKVSLAFGLAIATLAQSLGHISGAHLNPAVTLGMLASCQISVFRAFMYIVAQMLGSALASAILYGARPAATNALGLNALSSGLTPSQGVGIELLATFQLVLCVIAVTDKRRRDVTGSAPLAIGLSVALGHLAAISFTGCGINPARTFGPALIMNDFTNHWVYWVGPMCGGVAAALVYDFLLSPKFDDFPGRMRVLVRGPSSDYDVNGGNDASTVEMSSK, via the exons ATGAGAGAGTTCAAGAGCAAGGCGTTCTGGAGGGCCGTCCTGGCCGAACTGGTGGGCATGACGCTGTTCATCTTCCTCAGCATCGCGGCGGCCATCGGCAAGCCAGGCGACCCGGGTCAGGAGGTCAAGGTGTCGCTGGCCTTCGGGCTGGCCATCGCCACGCTGGCGCAGAGCCTGGGCCACATCAGTGGCGCCCACCTCAACCCGGCCGTCACGCTCGGCATGCTCGCCAGCTGCCAGATCAGCGTCTTCCGGGCCTTCATGTACATCGTGGCGCAGATGCTGGGCTCGGCGCTGGCCAGTGCCATTCTGTACGGCGCCCGACCCGCCGCCACAAATGCACTGGGTCTCAATGCG ctGAGCAGTGGCCTCACCCCCAGTCAGGGTGTGGGTATCGAACTGTTGGCAACCTTCCAGCTGGTGCTGTGTGTTATCGCCGTCACTGATAAAAGACGGCGCGACGTCACCGGCTCAGCACCCTTGGCCATCGGCCTTTCTGTGGCCCTGGGACACTTGGCGGCG ATCAGCTTCACGGGCTGCGGTATCAATCCGGCACGTACCTTTGGTCCAGCTTTGATCATGAATGACTTCACCAATCACTGG GTATATTGGGTGGGCCCCATGTGCGGAGGCGTGGCGGCGGCGCTTGTTTATGACTTCCTCCTATCGCCCAAGTTCGACGACTTCCCCGGACGCATGAGGGTCCTGGTGAGGGGCCCCAGCAGCGACTACGACGTCAATGGCGGCAACGACGCCTCCACTGTAGAAATGTCCAGCAAATAG